From Blattabacterium cuenoti, the proteins below share one genomic window:
- the guaA gene encoding glutamine-hydrolyzing GMP synthase, giving the protein MNHNSSIFIFDFGSQYSHLIARKIREIGVDPILCSYDISISTLRNKKPKGIILSGSPCSIYDKNPLLISKYIFRLNIPILGICYGMQLISFLFGGTVEKSKYKEYGKTNFIIENSSNELLFHGIPKNSVVWMSHFDEVKNITKEFKVIGHTSSCSIAAIVHRTKNIYAVQFHPEVSHTEFGVFILRNFILHICKAKNNMRLNNFIEKSINQIRKTVSNKKVILGISGGLDSFVTAYLIHNAIGNSLHCIFVDTGFLTKREKDNMSYICEKMDFYIKIIDARERFLSILTGITNPEVKRKMIGKEFISIFQNEAKKIKNVEFLAQGTIHSDVIESFPNQKNKRKKNFSIKSHHNVGGLPHSMKLKLIEPLKELFKDEVKKIGSKLGIPKDILYKHPFPGPGLSIRILGKINKKRISMLQKAENILMQELKRSHLYESVSQAFIVLLPIKSVGVMGDKRTYENAAVLRVTKTEDFMTANFSHLPYEFLEKISSRIINEVEGINRLVYDITSKPPATIEWE; this is encoded by the coding sequence ATGAATCATAATTCTTCTATTTTTATATTTGATTTTGGATCCCAATATAGCCATCTTATAGCAAGAAAAATTAGAGAAATAGGAGTTGATCCTATTTTGTGTTCTTATGACATTTCTATTTCTACACTTAGGAATAAAAAACCAAAGGGGATTATTCTTTCAGGTAGTCCTTGTTCTATATATGATAAAAATCCTCTTTTAATATCTAAATATATATTCAGATTGAATATTCCTATACTTGGTATTTGTTACGGAATGCAACTTATTTCTTTTTTGTTTGGAGGGACAGTAGAAAAATCGAAGTATAAAGAATACGGAAAAACTAATTTCATAATAGAAAATTCAAGTAATGAGTTATTGTTTCATGGAATACCAAAAAATTCTGTTGTTTGGATGAGTCATTTCGATGAAGTTAAAAATATTACAAAAGAATTTAAGGTGATAGGACATACTTCATCTTGTTCTATAGCAGCGATTGTTCATAGAACAAAAAATATTTATGCTGTTCAATTTCATCCAGAAGTTAGTCATACGGAATTTGGAGTATTTATATTGAGAAATTTTATTCTTCATATTTGTAAAGCAAAAAATAATATGAGATTAAATAATTTTATAGAAAAATCTATCAATCAAATAAGAAAAACTGTATCTAATAAAAAAGTTATTCTTGGTATTTCAGGTGGATTAGACTCTTTTGTTACTGCTTATCTCATTCATAATGCTATAGGAAATTCATTACATTGTATTTTTGTAGATACAGGTTTTCTTACAAAAAGAGAAAAAGATAATATGTCATATATATGTGAAAAAATGGATTTTTACATTAAAATTATAGATGCAAGAGAACGTTTTTTATCTATTTTAACTGGAATAACTAATCCTGAAGTGAAAAGAAAAATGATAGGAAAAGAATTTATATCTATTTTTCAAAATGAGGCAAAAAAAATAAAAAACGTAGAATTTTTAGCACAAGGGACAATACATTCAGATGTCATAGAATCTTTTCCAAATCAAAAAAACAAACGAAAAAAAAATTTTTCTATTAAATCTCATCATAATGTAGGTGGATTACCTCATTCAATGAAATTGAAACTTATTGAACCATTAAAGGAATTATTTAAAGATGAGGTTAAAAAAATAGGATCTAAATTAGGAATACCTAAAGATATCCTGTATAAACATCCTTTTCCTGGTCCTGGATTAAGTATCCGAATATTAGGAAAAATCAATAAAAAAAGAATTTCTATGCTTCAAAAAGCGGAAAATATTTTGATGCAAGAATTAAAAAGAAGCCATCTTTATGAATCTGTTAGTCAAGCTTTTATTGTATTATTACCTATTAAATCTGTAGGAGTAATGGGAGATAAACGAACATATGAAAATGCGGCAGTATTACGTGTTACAAAAACAGAAGATTTTATGACTGCAAATTTTTCACATTTACCTTATGAATTTTTAGAAAAAATATCAAGCAGAATAATAAATGAAGTAGAAGGAATTAATCGTTTAGTTTATGATATTACTTCTAAACCCCCAGCAACTATTGAATGGGAATAA
- the accD gene encoding acetyl-CoA carboxylase, carboxyltransferase subunit beta, whose protein sequence is MSWFLRKKKNINTPIEDRKNFPKGLWYRTPSGKIIDTEELKKNAYVSPEDGYHVRINSKEYFEILFDHGFFSEINVKMISKDPIKWIDRKKYTERIKEARKKTNLYDAIRTGIGKIEGKNIVISCMDFSFIGGSMGSVVGEKISRAIEHCIEKRFPYILISKSGGARIMESSFSLMQMAKTIARLTQLRDSKIPYISVLTDPTTGGVTASYALLGDINIAEPKALIGFAGPRVIRETIGKDLPIGFQTSEFLLEHGFIDLISSRTELKKNLSNLVSMMM, encoded by the coding sequence ATGTCTTGGTTTTTAAGAAAAAAAAAAAATATAAATACTCCCATAGAGGATAGAAAAAATTTTCCTAAAGGTTTATGGTATAGGACTCCAAGCGGTAAAATTATAGATACAGAAGAATTAAAAAAAAATGCTTATGTTAGTCCAGAAGATGGATATCATGTAAGAATTAACAGTAAAGAATATTTTGAAATTCTTTTTGATCATGGATTTTTTTCAGAAATAAATGTTAAGATGATTAGTAAAGATCCTATCAAATGGATAGACAGAAAAAAGTACACGGAAAGGATCAAAGAAGCAAGAAAAAAAACAAATTTATATGATGCAATTAGAACAGGTATAGGAAAAATAGAAGGAAAAAATATAGTGATATCTTGTATGGATTTTTCCTTTATAGGAGGGTCTATGGGTTCCGTTGTAGGGGAAAAAATATCAAGAGCAATAGAACATTGTATAGAGAAAAGATTTCCATATATTTTGATTTCTAAATCAGGTGGAGCAAGAATTATGGAATCATCTTTTTCTTTAATGCAAATGGCTAAAACAATAGCAAGATTAACACAATTACGTGATTCAAAAATTCCTTACATTTCCGTTCTTACAGATCCAACAACAGGAGGGGTTACAGCTTCTTATGCATTACTTGGAGATATTAATATAGCAGAACCTAAAGCTCTTATTGGTTTTGCAGGTCCTAGGGTTATTAGAGAAACAATAGGTAAAGATCTTCCAATAGGATTTCAAACATCAGAATTCCTTTTAGAACATGGATTTATAGATTTAATTTCTTCTAGAACAGAATTAAAAAAAAATCTATCCAATCTTGTTTCTATGATGATGTAA
- the fbaA gene encoding class II fructose-bisphosphate aldolase yields MSRKFPYGVATGNLVKEIFQYAREKVFAIPAVNVIGSNTMNAVMETASYVNSPVIIQLSNGGATFNAGKGLNNQDEKAAIKGSIASAKHIHELAELYKTTVILHTDHCPKKNLLWIDGLLKANEDHYKFYGKTLFSSHMLDLSQESLEENISICEKYFERMNKRKMTIEIELGVTGGEEDGVDHSNIDKKKLYTHPKEVSYAYERLLRISENFIIAASFGNVHGVYKPGNVVLRPLILKETQEYIQKKFHTKEKPIFLVFHGGSGSSKKEIQESINYGVIKMNIDTDLQYYFTCGVRDYMSKYIKYLDKQVGNPRGENLPNKKYYDPRVWLREGEKSFKIYLKKYFELMNNINTL; encoded by the coding sequence ATGTCTAGAAAATTTCCTTATGGAGTAGCTACTGGAAATCTGGTGAAAGAGATCTTCCAATATGCTAGAGAAAAAGTTTTTGCTATACCTGCTGTTAATGTTATAGGATCAAATACAATGAATGCCGTAATGGAAACAGCTTCATATGTAAATTCTCCCGTTATTATTCAATTATCTAATGGTGGAGCTACATTTAATGCAGGAAAAGGATTAAATAATCAAGATGAAAAAGCAGCTATTAAAGGTTCTATAGCAAGTGCAAAACATATTCATGAATTAGCAGAATTGTATAAAACAACGGTGATTCTTCATACAGATCATTGTCCTAAAAAAAACCTTCTATGGATAGATGGACTACTAAAAGCCAATGAAGATCATTACAAATTTTATGGAAAAACTTTATTTAGTTCACACATGTTAGATCTATCTCAAGAATCTTTAGAAGAAAATATTAGTATTTGTGAAAAATATTTTGAAAGAATGAATAAAAGAAAAATGACTATTGAAATAGAGCTTGGAGTAACTGGAGGGGAAGAAGATGGAGTCGATCATTCTAATATTGATAAAAAAAAACTTTATACTCATCCTAAAGAAGTTTCATATGCATATGAAAGATTACTTAGAATAAGTGAAAATTTTATTATAGCGGCATCTTTTGGTAACGTACATGGAGTATATAAACCTGGAAATGTGGTTTTACGTCCACTCATATTAAAAGAAACTCAAGAGTATATACAAAAAAAATTTCATACCAAAGAAAAACCTATTTTTTTAGTTTTTCATGGAGGATCAGGATCTTCTAAAAAAGAAATACAAGAATCCATTAATTATGGAGTCATTAAAATGAATATAGATACAGATTTACAATATTATTTTACTTGCGGAGTACGAGACTACATGAGTAAATATATCAAATATTTGGATAAACAAGTAGGAAATCCAAGAGGGGAAAATCTTCCGAATAAAAAATATTATGATCCAAGAGTATGGCTTAGAGAAGGAGAAAAATCTTTTAAAATTTATCTTAAAAAATATTTTGAATTAATGAATAATATTAATACTTTATGA
- a CDS encoding POTRA domain-containing protein, giving the protein MKNIYLNNLDYSFIKKGEIYNVNNLTMEMDRMKDMYENHGYYNFDLSDIQFYVKKNSIENKKIDLYIKVKKSHNEKYKKFFFKEIIIRIDEEKNNPFFYNGYKFFVPSYMKNFNPKIITDLLIFSSGDLYKRKDVFQTKQNIYSLLYNFHLDHLKIDIDQKKNNEEISFLNVEFSLNTLKNHELKFSVENFLSKEKNIGILTGLTFLKRNVFNKGENFIFSIKEDMNFYKKKEFLNMNKFSLEGKFIYPYILFLSNFFKKKDSPFFCMPNSSLIFQIKSQKNMGVKKIIFSNILNFEWKIYPYKKHKIQIIGLQLVKNLQIFDKKSILNCKDRFLNKENIFHSYNAKKEKLIFMKNYFLNNSITYDYEINQTDFFDKKKKPVVLRVNGEIYGNFFQKKKNTNSSFFLKSDLFFKRSYFFTSYHTFLSKFFIRIAFTGNKKIPFLKNSFIEVNEDFPYFPYWKTSYYNKDFIEKNFFMERKILLTNEYRYNIFSNFISVLFLDMGNVWILDQKKNDSKIFGRNSFLKEFFLGGGIGFRYNLKFFIFCLDLSYKIYDPFQKKSNQWIFRSLKKQKKIIHFWVNSTIE; this is encoded by the coding sequence ATGAAAAATATTTATCTAAATAATTTAGATTATAGTTTTATAAAAAAAGGTGAAATATATAATGTTAACAATTTAACGATGGAAATGGATAGAATGAAAGATATGTATGAAAACCATGGTTATTATAATTTTGATTTATCAGATATACAATTTTATGTGAAAAAAAATTCTATCGAAAATAAAAAAATAGATTTATATATAAAAGTAAAAAAATCTCATAATGAAAAATATAAAAAATTCTTTTTCAAAGAAATAATAATAAGAATTGATGAAGAGAAAAATAATCCATTTTTTTATAATGGATATAAGTTCTTTGTTCCTTCTTATATGAAGAATTTTAATCCAAAAATAATTACGGATCTTCTAATTTTTTCATCTGGAGATTTATATAAAAGAAAGGATGTTTTTCAAACTAAACAAAATATTTATTCTTTATTATATAATTTTCATCTTGATCATCTTAAGATAGATATAGATCAAAAAAAAAATAATGAAGAAATATCATTTCTAAATGTTGAATTTAGTTTAAACACTCTAAAAAATCATGAATTAAAATTTTCTGTAGAAAATTTTTTATCTAAAGAAAAGAATATAGGAATTCTTACAGGTCTAACTTTTTTAAAAAGAAATGTTTTTAATAAAGGAGAAAATTTCATTTTTTCTATAAAAGAAGATATGAATTTTTATAAAAAAAAAGAATTCTTAAATATGAATAAATTTTCCTTGGAAGGAAAATTTATTTATCCATACATTCTATTTTTATCTAATTTCTTTAAAAAAAAGGATAGTCCATTTTTTTGTATGCCTAATTCTTCTCTTATTTTTCAAATAAAAAGTCAGAAAAATATGGGAGTAAAAAAAATTATATTTTCAAATATATTGAATTTTGAATGGAAAATATATCCGTATAAAAAACATAAAATTCAAATAATTGGTTTACAATTGGTCAAAAATCTTCAAATTTTTGATAAAAAATCAATTTTAAATTGTAAAGATAGATTTCTAAATAAAGAAAATATTTTTCATTCTTATAATGCAAAAAAAGAAAAATTAATTTTTATGAAGAATTATTTTCTCAATAATTCTATTACTTATGATTATGAAATTAATCAAACGGATTTTTTTGATAAAAAAAAAAAACCAGTTGTATTACGTGTAAATGGAGAAATTTATGGAAATTTTTTTCAAAAAAAAAAAAACACAAATTCATCTTTTTTTTTAAAATCTGATCTTTTTTTTAAAAGATCTTATTTTTTTACTTCATATCATACTTTTTTATCAAAATTCTTTATAAGAATAGCTTTTACTGGTAATAAAAAGATTCCATTTTTAAAAAATTCTTTTATAGAAGTAAATGAAGATTTCCCTTATTTTCCTTATTGGAAAACTTCTTATTATAATAAAGATTTTATTGAAAAAAATTTTTTTATGGAAAGAAAAATTTTATTAACCAACGAATACAGATATAATATTTTTTCTAACTTTATTTCTGTTTTATTTCTTGATATGGGAAATGTATGGATTTTGGATCAAAAAAAAAATGATTCAAAAATTTTTGGACGGAATTCTTTTTTAAAAGAGTTCTTTTTAGGAGGAGGAATAGGATTTAGATATAACTTAAAATTTTTTATTTTTTGTTTAGATTTATCTTATAAGATTTATGATCCTTTCCAAAAAAAAAGTAATCAATGGATTTTTCGTTCTCTAAAGAAACAAAAGAAAATAATCCATTTTTGGGTCAATTCTACCATTGAATAA
- a CDS encoding UvrD-helicase domain-containing protein has product MLTPATLKIYNASAGSGKTFFLVKNYLYLLFKSTHNDEYKNILALTFTNKASEEMKKRILQCIKEFSNQKIKKEYYPLFNYIKENLNLSKDQISERSKKILCSIFSDYSSFSISTIDRFTYRTIRSFLPNFNLEMDTDMILCKITNNLLYRLNCSEKWSHTLIQISLNKFQEGRNWDLRKEILKIASLIIDENSFFSMKKIKNKSLNDWLILRNSLLIRTNRFEKKCKKQGKKFFKILKKTSIQKNSFPYLDLPKFFQKFKTGKLIMNPFIHNRIEKYIKTGILYKKKVDTNQKYLIQKNTLKILLLYKKIKYLYKKNIVSYILDKQFLNKLDLLSLIHEIEKDFKSLKEKKQILLNNELNQILYGKIVKESFPYIYEKMCLQYKHYFIDEFQDISFLQWENIRILVENVLSENGTTMIVGDPKQSIYSWRGGDAKSFLHLLYYSSDKHYNKEIVFMNTNFRSFEEIVNFNNSLYLETSKTLDNPYKNIYKKSQQKILKKSGGYVELNFLKIEKKKYNHYVYSKIKKVIEKLCSQKYKLSDIAILVRNNAEGSFLSEKLVEEGIKVNTSVSLLIKNHLVVKIIINFFYIIFQPLSYQKRANLILLLLNNNIIHTKEKYHDFLIKTIFLPIDAFFKKILRSKKTFNINDLSIYQIAEKIILKLELFSEKNTIYIYSFLDFIHRSMKIVGNSILDFLELWESKKKKESITIYDNIDAIQIMTIHKSKGLQFPVVILPFSDWNGNDISSKKKVETWINVSPRLYHGFDSLYLEIDTSIIKQHIKDHSVLLHFYKDYLSKIKFENINLLYVATTRPIEQLFIFSMYENIRSISFYLKNFLKKKKLWKDETFQYSFGISKKMN; this is encoded by the coding sequence ATGTTAACTCCAGCAACGTTAAAAATATATAACGCATCTGCAGGTTCTGGAAAAACTTTTTTTCTGGTAAAAAACTACTTGTATCTTTTATTTAAAAGTACTCATAATGATGAATATAAAAATATTTTAGCCCTTACTTTTACTAACAAGGCTTCTGAAGAAATGAAGAAAAGAATATTACAATGTATAAAAGAATTTTCTAATCAAAAAATAAAAAAAGAGTATTATCCTTTATTTAACTATATTAAAGAAAATTTAAATCTTTCAAAAGATCAGATATCTGAACGTTCAAAAAAAATATTATGTTCTATTTTTAGTGATTATTCTTCTTTTTCTATAAGTACTATCGATAGATTTACTTATCGTACTATACGATCTTTTCTTCCTAATTTTAATTTAGAAATGGATACAGATATGATTTTGTGTAAAATTACAAATAATCTATTATACAGATTAAATTGTTCAGAAAAATGGTCTCATACTTTAATTCAAATTTCTTTAAATAAATTCCAAGAAGGAAGAAATTGGGATCTTAGAAAAGAAATTTTAAAAATAGCGTCTCTCATCATAGATGAAAATAGTTTTTTTTCTATGAAGAAAATAAAAAATAAATCATTAAATGATTGGTTAATATTAAGGAATTCATTATTGATAAGAACAAATAGATTCGAAAAAAAATGTAAGAAACAAGGAAAAAAATTTTTTAAAATTTTAAAAAAAACATCTATTCAAAAAAACTCATTTCCTTATTTAGATTTACCAAAATTTTTTCAAAAATTTAAAACAGGTAAATTGATTATGAATCCTTTTATTCATAATAGAATCGAAAAATACATAAAAACAGGAATTCTTTATAAAAAAAAAGTAGATACTAATCAAAAATATTTAATTCAAAAAAACACACTCAAAATACTTCTTTTATATAAAAAAATTAAATATTTATATAAAAAAAATATTGTATCCTACATTTTAGATAAACAATTTTTAAACAAATTGGATTTATTATCTCTAATACATGAGATAGAAAAGGATTTTAAGTCTTTAAAAGAAAAAAAACAAATTCTTTTAAACAATGAGTTAAATCAAATTCTTTATGGAAAGATTGTTAAAGAATCATTTCCATATATTTATGAAAAAATGTGTTTACAATATAAACACTATTTCATAGATGAATTTCAAGATATTTCTTTTCTACAATGGGAAAATATTAGAATTCTAGTAGAGAACGTTTTATCGGAAAATGGAACAACTATGATAGTGGGAGATCCAAAACAATCTATTTATAGTTGGAGAGGAGGCGATGCAAAATCATTTCTTCATCTACTGTACTATTCATCTGATAAACATTACAATAAAGAAATAGTGTTTATGAATACAAATTTTCGAAGTTTTGAAGAAATTGTAAATTTTAATAATTCTCTATATTTAGAGACATCCAAAACTTTGGATAATCCATATAAAAATATATATAAAAAATCTCAACAAAAAATATTAAAAAAATCTGGAGGATATGTAGAGTTAAATTTTTTAAAAATAGAAAAAAAAAAATACAATCATTATGTTTATAGTAAAATAAAAAAAGTAATAGAAAAGTTATGTTCACAGAAATATAAATTATCAGACATTGCTATTTTAGTTAGAAATAATGCAGAAGGGAGTTTTTTATCTGAAAAATTAGTAGAAGAAGGTATTAAGGTAAATACATCTGTATCACTTCTTATAAAAAATCATTTGGTAGTAAAAATAATTATCAATTTTTTTTATATTATATTTCAACCTCTTTCTTATCAAAAAAGAGCTAATTTAATTTTATTATTATTGAATAATAATATCATTCATACCAAAGAAAAATATCATGATTTTCTTATAAAAACGATATTCTTACCAATTGATGCTTTTTTTAAAAAAATATTACGTTCAAAAAAAACTTTTAATATAAATGATTTATCTATCTATCAAATAGCAGAAAAAATTATTCTAAAATTAGAATTATTCAGTGAAAAAAATACAATATATATCTATTCTTTTTTAGATTTTATTCATAGATCTATGAAAATAGTAGGAAATTCTATTTTAGATTTTTTAGAACTTTGGGAAAGTAAAAAAAAAAAAGAAAGTATTACTATTTATGATAATATAGATGCTATACAAATTATGACTATTCATAAATCTAAGGGTTTACAATTTCCTGTAGTTATTCTTCCTTTCTCTGATTGGAATGGAAATGATATTTCGTCAAAAAAAAAAGTAGAGACATGGATTAATGTAAGTCCTCGTTTATATCATGGATTTGATTCTCTGTATCTGGAAATAGATACATCTATTATTAAACAACATATAAAAGATCATTCAGTTCTTCTTCATTTTTATAAAGATTATTTATCTAAAATAAAATTTGAAAATATTAATTTATTATATGTAGCGACAACTCGTCCTATAGAACAACTTTTTATTTTTTCCATGTATGAAAATATAAGATCTATATCGTTTTATCTGAAAAATTTTCTAAAAAAAAAAAAATTATGGAAAGATGAAACATTTCAATATTCCTTTGGAATATCAAAAAAGATGAATTAA
- the lipA gene encoding lipoyl synthase, with translation MNFIQKKPHWIRVKIPIGKNYRELQKLVHLHKLNTICQSGSCPNIGECWGKGVATFMILGNVCTRSCKFCGVETGKPKNVDWKEPERVAESIKILKIKHAVITSVNRDDLKDMGVSIWIQTIQKTRLINPNLTIETLIPDFKGNKKIINQIVDLHPEVISHNVETVYRLTKEIRVQAKYHRSLEVLQTIKKINKNIRTKTGIMLGLGEKEHEILETMRDIRNSKVDILTIGQYLRPSLKHYPVRFFVLPDEFKKLKEIGLNMGFKYVESGPLVRSSYRADKHII, from the coding sequence ATGAATTTTATTCAGAAAAAACCTCATTGGATCAGAGTTAAAATACCCATTGGAAAAAATTATAGAGAATTACAAAAATTAGTTCATTTACATAAATTAAATACTATATGTCAGAGTGGAAGTTGTCCTAATATAGGAGAATGTTGGGGGAAAGGGGTTGCTACATTTATGATATTGGGAAATGTTTGTACAAGATCTTGTAAATTTTGTGGAGTAGAAACAGGAAAACCAAAAAATGTGGATTGGAAAGAACCGGAACGAGTAGCTGAATCTATTAAAATATTAAAAATTAAACATGCCGTTATCACTTCTGTTAATAGAGATGATTTAAAAGATATGGGAGTTTCTATATGGATTCAAACAATCCAAAAAACTAGATTAATAAATCCAAATTTAACAATAGAAACGTTAATTCCTGATTTTAAAGGAAATAAAAAAATAATCAATCAAATTGTTGATCTTCATCCTGAAGTGATTTCTCACAATGTAGAGACAGTTTATAGACTCACAAAAGAAATTCGTGTACAAGCTAAATATCATCGTAGTCTTGAAGTTTTACAAACTATTAAAAAAATAAATAAAAATATTCGAACAAAAACAGGAATTATGTTAGGTCTTGGAGAAAAAGAACATGAAATTTTAGAAACTATGAGGGATATAAGGAATTCTAAAGTGGATATTCTTACAATAGGTCAATATTTAAGACCTTCTTTAAAACATTACCCAGTTCGTTTTTTTGTTCTTCCAGATGAATTTAAAAAGTTGAAAGAAATCGGATTAAATATGGGTTTTAAATATGTAGAAAGCGGACCATTAGTACGTTCTTCTTACCGTGCCGATAAACATATCATATAA
- a CDS encoding Nif3-like dinuclear metal center hexameric protein produces MKILVKHIAEKLEIFAPIEYAESYDKIGLIVGSYDQEVKKIMITLDLTEEVFSESMDKKCNLIISFHPILFKPIKSLIGNNYSERVLISALKNNISVYVIHTNLDVIWDGTHSYISKLLKLTKEEVLFPKEGSIKKLTTYVPYSYSEKVRNALFNAGAGNISNYSHCSYNVDGYGTFMGNDKTKPFLGKKGYFHMEKEMCINVIFPTHKLHSIKHALFNSHPYEEVSYEIYKIENINPYLGIGRIGLLEEEMNEYDFLHYLKRKMSLSCMRHSIFTGKNIKNVSIIAGSGSFGIEKSIEMKADVFISSDFKYHDFFKSNQQILIVDIGHYESEKSNKYLLKYFLDKKFIHIPIYESEIDTNPVKYFF; encoded by the coding sequence ATGAAAATTTTAGTAAAACATATAGCTGAAAAATTAGAAATATTCGCTCCTATAGAATATGCTGAATCTTATGATAAGATAGGATTAATTGTAGGATCTTATGATCAAGAAGTTAAAAAAATCATGATAACATTGGATTTAACGGAAGAAGTTTTTTCGGAATCCATGGATAAAAAATGTAATCTTATAATATCCTTTCATCCTATTTTATTTAAACCAATTAAAAGCTTAATTGGAAATAATTATTCAGAAAGAGTTTTAATTTCTGCATTAAAAAATAATATATCTGTTTACGTTATTCATACGAATTTAGATGTAATATGGGATGGAACTCATTCTTACATTTCTAAACTTTTAAAGTTAACTAAAGAAGAAGTTCTTTTTCCAAAAGAAGGATCTATAAAAAAATTAACTACTTATGTTCCATATTCTTATTCTGAAAAAGTAAGAAATGCTTTGTTCAATGCTGGAGCTGGAAATATATCTAATTACAGTCATTGTAGTTATAATGTTGATGGGTATGGAACTTTCATGGGAAACGATAAAACAAAACCTTTTTTAGGAAAAAAAGGATATTTTCATATGGAAAAAGAAATGTGTATTAATGTAATTTTCCCTACTCATAAATTACATTCTATTAAACATGCTCTTTTTAACAGTCATCCTTATGAAGAAGTTTCTTATGAAATATATAAAATAGAAAATATAAATCCTTATCTTGGAATAGGAAGAATAGGTTTATTAGAAGAAGAAATGAATGAATATGATTTTCTTCATTATTTAAAAAGAAAAATGAGTTTATCTTGTATGAGACATTCTATTTTTACAGGAAAGAACATTAAAAATGTATCTATTATAGCAGGTTCTGGTAGTTTTGGAATAGAAAAATCTATAGAAATGAAAGCTGATGTTTTTATATCTTCTGATTTTAAATATCACGATTTTTTTAAGTCAAATCAACAAATTTTAATTGTAGATATAGGACATTATGAATCTGAAAAAAGTAATAAATATTTGCTAAAATATTTTCTAGATAAAAAATTTATCCATATTCCCATTTATGAATCAGAAATTGATACCAATCCAGTGAAATATTTTTTTTAA
- a CDS encoding zinc ribbon domain-containing protein, with amino-acid sequence MVNKKKGETIEEKLRILYNLQLIDSRIDEIKKFHLNKPLEIKSLEEELDQSKNITKEYKEKIFSLKERIISKNNEITSSDILIKKYEKQKDHVKNNNELYFLNKEIDYQKLEIQLLKKKIQKLEIKISENKNQLKKKENLLKNKKEYLLHKKKELNHIHLENKKEEKLLLERYLLFSIKSDKKLLQTYKQIRKGVKNGIAVAPVQRGAPLGSYLAITPQKYSELIQRNKILIDENSGRILIDSELAEEEKKKYSSFFLQKEK; translated from the coding sequence ATGGTAAATAAAAAAAAAGGAGAAACTATTGAAGAAAAATTAAGAATTTTGTATAATCTTCAGTTAATAGATTCTCGTATAGATGAAATAAAAAAATTCCATTTAAACAAACCTTTAGAAATAAAGAGTTTAGAAGAAGAACTTGATCAAAGTAAAAACATTACAAAAGAATATAAAGAAAAAATTTTTTCTTTAAAAGAGAGAATTATTTCAAAAAATAATGAAATAACATCTTCAGATATTCTCATCAAAAAATATGAAAAACAAAAAGATCATGTAAAAAATAACAACGAATTATATTTTCTTAATAAAGAAATAGATTATCAAAAATTAGAAATTCAATTATTAAAAAAGAAAATCCAAAAATTGGAGATAAAAATATCCGAAAATAAAAATCAATTAAAAAAGAAAGAAAATTTATTAAAAAATAAGAAAGAATATTTACTTCATAAAAAAAAAGAATTAAACCATATTCATTTAGAAAATAAAAAAGAAGAAAAATTATTATTAGAAAGATATCTTCTTTTTTCTATAAAATCTGATAAAAAATTATTACAAACTTATAAACAAATAAGAAAAGGAGTAAAAAATGGAATAGCAGTAGCTCCTGTCCAAAGAGGGGCCCCTTTAGGTTCTTATTTAGCTATCACTCCACAAAAATATTCAGAATTAATACAACGTAATAAAATATTAATAGATGAAAATAGTGGAAGAATTTTGATAGATTCTGAATTAGCAGAAGAAGAAAAAAAAAAATATTCTTCCTTCTTTTTACAAAAAGAAAAATAA